The Nostoc sp. NIES-3756 DNA window TTGAAATAGTCTGGTTGGCGATGCTGGAAGTGGATACGCGATTCCATGATTAAGCCATCTAAACCTTGATAAGCCAAGGTTAAAGATTCTTCCTTATGGCTGAGATGTGGTGTGTGTAGAGATGTAACACTATCACCATGAAAGCCTCCATCCTCAGAGGTTGGTTCTACTAAGCGTAAAAGTCTACCCCGTTTGTCTCTGCCGTAACCCCGGACTTCAAACAAATCTACAAAATCAGCATCAAAGCTAATACTGAGTTCAAAAGTGATGGTAGTTGTGCTGTAGTTAGCAACCTCGATTTCTTCAAATAAAGCGCCGTTAAGTACCAACTCTCGACGGATGCTCACAGTATCAGGTTTCATCCGTTCATCGATTTTGGGATTGGTACACAAAACAGACAGAGCAAAACCTTTCTCCGCACTACTACTGAGAAGAACTGGCGATCGCCCATCAATTTGTAACTCCAAACGGTTGAGAAATCGGGTATCACAGCAAAATAATCCCTTCCCATCATTCAGGGAACAGCCGGAGATATTCCCGATAGTGTCTGTGACTAAAAATAAATCATCATCCTTTACCGTCAAAGTTGGTTGTGGTCTTTCACTTACCACACAAGGCCACTCATGAATCGGTAATTCCTCGGCAGGAATAAAAGTCTTACCATCCAATAAAATTTTTTCCGGGGTAGTCAGTGTATCCGGTGTCATCAGCCAAAATTCCGTATAAAAGGTCTAAATTTTTGCGATTATCTTCAATTGTTGGCGGGGAACAGAAAAGAAGCTTTTTAGATGAACAGTGAATTGGTTCCAAAGTCGAGCAGAGTTTCTACAAGCAGACCAGACGTTGAACTTAATTGCAAATTTTTATAAATTTATACTGTTTGAATATTAAGTCAAGGTCGAAAAATAGAAGCTTTTACGCGATTTACGGCTAAATCAAACACCAAACACTAAAAGCCAGATAATTACACAATACTCAACTAAGCTACAACATTATTTGCTGTAAAGCTGAGGCTGCTGGGTAGTAAAGTTGAGTGTTGAGTAACATAGCAGGAGGCAGGAGGTTGAAATTAATTATTAATTTTGAATTTTGAATTGATTACTCCCTCATCCCCTCCAACTGCAAGAAACTTGTTCACAGCATGATAGGAGAGGTATTCGAGAATGTATATTGAGCTTAGTAGCCTATTGGGGAAAAATTACAATGCCAGTTACTTGATAAATAAAACTTAAGATTTAAAGGCCAAAATCGCTATGAGCTGTTTATACCTTGAGATAACTCGAAGCTTAGATGACGGATTAGTTGCTGTGTCTGTTAGTGACACTATATTCTTAAATCTGTACATAAACTTATAGCCGTAGTCACACAAGAAAAATTTCCAAGCTTGAATGCTGGCATGGTCAAACCTTACCTCTTACCTTCGTGCCTCCTGGCTTGAAAGTGGGGAGTAGGGGAGATGAGGGAGTAACCCACCCCTAAGCCCTCCCAAGAGGGGAACAAGGAGACAAGGGGAATAATTTACTCCTGCCTAGCCTTCTTTACGAGACGCTACGCGTAGCTTGCTTCCACGGAGTGGTACGGTAATGCTTTTGCGAACTGCTTCCTGCTTTCGGCTATAAAAATCAGCAAATTGCGGCTAATGCCTTTAGTGATAAGTGAGTTAAATTTGTTTACATATTGCAACAGTCTAATTTACCTGAAAGTCCGTTGTAATTTGTACAATGCAGCTGTGATGCGAATCTTATTTCAGATTGGGCTTTTTTAAAGATATTCATGAGCATTTCAACTTCCGTGCTGAGTGATCTGCTACAGTCCCTACCTTACCTGCGGCCCCAGCTATATTTCAAAGCTTCATTAACGGCCCTTTCCCATGCAATGGAAGATCAGGTGTTGGCTGCGACTCTAGACCAGCCTTTAGTGATTGCTAGCTTTCAAAGAGAGAGATTCTATCGCCAAGAAGCTCATCGCTATCAGCGATTAGCACAACGTAGTAATCAAATATACGTTTTATCTGCACCGGAAACGGATTTTGCAAATAGCTCAGAGTACTACGAAAAAGTAGCATTTGAGCCTAGTGATGCTTTGAGTCAAGAGTGGCACTTGGTAGTAGTTGCTGATAATTATGCTACTTGCTTAGTATGTAGAGAAAGCAAAGGGTCGATCGCTAAAAATAAGCAACCACTAGAGTTGAGTCCTGGTCTGGATATGGACGCAGGGCGAAGATTTGAAGGTATTTGGACATCAGAACGGGGTGTGAGCATCAAAGCAGCTCAACTTTTATTAGAGAGGATTTTGATTTATCGCCCAGACTTGGCAAAAAAAGTGACAAGAGCTTGTCAGCGATTCGGCATTGGAGAAACGAAAGTTTATTCTGCTAGCAATGTCCTGACTGAATACGCTTGTGATATTGACACTGACCCCTTTGTGCAGCGCTTAGTTACTTATTTACAAGCTAGTCAGTACAAATTACATAAAGCTTATCGTTCGATCGCAGAGCAAGCACGAAAAGAACGTTTAGTCAACTCAATTAGTACAGCAATTAGGCGATCGCTCGACCCTCACGAAGTATTACAAATCGCCGCCCAAGAATTAGGGCAACATTTAGGGGCGAGTCGTTGTCTAATTTACCGCGCCCAAGCTGGCGATGCCCAAGCTGTGATAGAACATGAATTTATCACCCCTGGTACTGTCTCAATTAGTGGTCAAACCTGGGAATTAAAGAACAATTCCCTATTCCAAGAAGTGGTGGCTCATGGTGAAGGTGTCTGTATCAGCGATACTTTAAATGACTTCCGCGTGACCAATTGGGCTAGTTTGTCCTTAATTGCCAAAAAATTAGCCATTCGTTCTTGGTTAATCGAACCAGTATTATTTCAGGGGCGATTGTTAGGCATTGTCGAATTACATTATTGCTCCTTACCCCCCCATCAATGGCAACAAGGAGAGTTGGATTTAGTAAAAGCGATCGCCACCCAAATTGGAGCCGCCTTAATTCAAGCAGAAGCCTTCGCTAACCTCGAAGAACTCAACAAGCAACTAGAAGCCCTAGACCGCACCCGTAGCAACTTGATAGCCATTACTGGGCATGAACTGCGCACACCTTTATCCACAATTCAAGTGTGCTTAGAAAGTTTGGCGACAGAACCAGATATGCCCGTAGAGTTGCAGCAGGTAATGTTAAATACTGCATTGGCAGACTCAGAACGGATGCGTAAGTTAGTACAGGATTTCTTAACCCTCTCTAACCTAGAAAGCGGTCGAGTGGAATGGCATCCAGAATCCTTAACTTTACAAGAATGTATTGATTTAACCCTCAGCCGTATCCGTACCCGTCCGTCAATAGAAAAACCACCCGCCATTAAAACCCAAATCGACGAAAATTTGCCTTTGGTCAGAGCAGACGGTGATTGGCTAGTGGAAGTGTTGGCAAAACTAGTAGATAACGCCTGCAAATTTACCCCAGAACAGGGCGAAATTAAGATTAGTGCTAGCCACAACGGTAGTCAGATGGTAGAAGTCACCGTAGCCGACACAGGACGCGGTATAGAGCCAAATCGCCTAGAAATAGTTTTTGACCGCTTCTACCAAGAAGAAGGGGCTTTACGGCGCACAGCAGGCGGTACAGGGCTAGGTTTAGCCATCTGCCGCCAAATAGTCAACGGCTGGGGCGGCATGATTTGGGCAGAGTCAACAGGCAAAGACCAAGGCAGTCAGTTTCATTTCACCATCCCCATCGCCCAGAGTAGTCAAGAGGAGAGCCGGTCGAAGGTGAAAAGTCGATAGCCTGATAAGGGAGAGTGGGGAGATGAGGGAGATGAGGGAGAGAGAATAACCTTGGACTATGGACTAATGACTAATGACAATTGACTAACAACTGTTACAGACTATAACGCGATCGCAATATGATCGTGATAGCGGTGTTACGATGCCCTAAAAACGTTGAGAGAAAACCTTATGGCAGAAACACTTTCAGGTAAAACTCCCAAATTTGCTGGCAGCACTGGTGGCTTGCTCACCAAAGCACTGGTAGAAGAAAAATACGCTATCACTTGGACTAGCCCCAAGGAACAGGTATTTGAACTACCTACAGGTGGCGCAGCTACTATGAACCAAGGTCAAAACCTCCTATACTTGGCTCGCAAGGAATATGGTATCGCTCTAGGCGGTCAACTCCGGAAATTCAAAATCACAGATTACAAAATTTACCGGATTTTACCCAACGGTGAAACCACCTTCATTCACCCAGCTGATGGCGTATTCCCTGAAAAAGTCAATCAAGGTCGTGAGAAAGTTCGTTTCAACGCCCGCAGCATTGGGGAAAACCCCAACCCTGCACAAGTTAAATTCTCTGGTACAGCTACCTACGATGCGTAGGAACTAGAGAGAAAATAGTGCTGAGTGATGAGTTCCGAGTTTTGAGTTAAAATCACTCAGGCTGAGGATTCAGGACTCAGCACTACCCCTATCCTCATATTCGCCTATGATTTTTCCCGATTTTTCTCAATTCTTACAATTAGCTGCGCAAGGTAATTTTGTGCCAGTGTATCAGGAATGGGTGGCTGATTTGGATACACCCGTTTCGGCTTGGTACAAAGTTTGTGCTGGAGAACCTTACAGCTTTTTGCTGGAGTCAGTTGAAGGTGGGGAGAAAATCGGGCGTTATAGTTTGGTAGGGTGTAATCCTTTGTGGGTATTGGAAGTCAGGGGTGACACTACCACCCAAACCCACCGCGACGGTTCACAGGTTGTGTTTACAGGCGACCCATTTACGGCTTTAGCTGATTGTCTCGCACCATATCAGCCAGTCAAGTTACCCCAACTACCGCCAGGAATTGGTGGTTTATTTGGTTTTTGGGGTTATGAGTTAATTCGTTGGATAGAAGGGCGTGTACCAGTGCATCCTCAAGATGAACGCAACATTCCTGATGGGTTGTGGATGCAGGTAGACCACTTGTTAATATTTGACCAAGTGAAGCGAAAAATTTGGGCTGTAGCCTATGCTGACTTACGTGACCCAAATGTAGATTTAAAAGCAGCGTATCAGCAAGCGTGCGATCGCGTCACTCAGATGGTAAGTAAATTATCTTTGCCTCTGTCGCCACAAAAAACTATTCTGGAATGGACACCCCCAGGAACCCACAAGGCGGGGGAAACACAAGAATATAGCAGCAACTTTACCCGTGGTGAGTTTTGCGCCAACGTCCAAAAAGCTAAGGAATACATCAAAGCTGGGGATATCTTTCAAGTAGTCATTTCCCAACGCCTCTCCACCCAATACACAGGCGACCCTTTCGCGTTGTACCGTTCCCTAAGGCAGATAAATCCTTCGCCTTATATGGCGTATTTTAACTTCCAAGACTGGCAAATCATCGGCTCCAGCCCGGAAGTGATGGTAAAAGCAGAACTGGATGGAGAGGGTGAGGTCGTCGCTACAGTCCGTCCCATTGCGGGAACAAGACCAAGGGGTAAAACAACGAAGGAAGATGCAGACTTAGCCGCAGATTTACTCCAAGACCCCAAAGAAATTGCCGAACACGTTATGCTGGTTGATTTAGGACGGAATGATTTAGGGCGTGTATGTGCTAGTGGTAGTGTAAAAGTTGATGAATTAATGGTAGTTGAGCGCTATTCCCATGTGATGCACATTGTGAGTAATGTGGTAGGGAAATTAGCCAAAGATAAAAGCGCTTGGGATTTGTTGAAGGCTTGTTTTCCTGCGGGGACAGTTAGCGGCGCACCCAAAATTCGGGCGATGGAAATTATTAATGAATTAGAACCGAGTCGCCGGGGTGTATATTCTGGGGTATATGGTTATTACGATTTTGAAGGACAATTAAATAGTGCGATCGCTATTCGCACTATGGTAGTTAAAGACCACACCGTAACTGTACAAGCTGGCGCAGGTTTAGTAGCTGATTCTGAACCTGAAAAGGAATATGAAGAAACCTTGAATAAAGCCAGAGGTTTACTCGTAGCAATTCGTTGTTTGCAGTAAAAATTCACTATAGACTTTTCTCTGTGTCTCTGTGGTAAGAAATCGGTATGACCTAAGACTATGAGTAATATTTTTATAGAACATAAATCAAGCAAGCAGGAGTAGAAGCAGATGAATGTTACTCTATTGGTGAGAAGAAAAATATTCCAGATTTAGCCATAGAAGTTATTATCACTAGTGGTAGTATTG harbors:
- a CDS encoding DICT sensory domain-containing protein, translated to MSISTSVLSDLLQSLPYLRPQLYFKASLTALSHAMEDQVLAATLDQPLVIASFQRERFYRQEAHRYQRLAQRSNQIYVLSAPETDFANSSEYYEKVAFEPSDALSQEWHLVVVADNYATCLVCRESKGSIAKNKQPLELSPGLDMDAGRRFEGIWTSERGVSIKAAQLLLERILIYRPDLAKKVTRACQRFGIGETKVYSASNVLTEYACDIDTDPFVQRLVTYLQASQYKLHKAYRSIAEQARKERLVNSISTAIRRSLDPHEVLQIAAQELGQHLGASRCLIYRAQAGDAQAVIEHEFITPGTVSISGQTWELKNNSLFQEVVAHGEGVCISDTLNDFRVTNWASLSLIAKKLAIRSWLIEPVLFQGRLLGIVELHYCSLPPHQWQQGELDLVKAIATQIGAALIQAEAFANLEELNKQLEALDRTRSNLIAITGHELRTPLSTIQVCLESLATEPDMPVELQQVMLNTALADSERMRKLVQDFLTLSNLESGRVEWHPESLTLQECIDLTLSRIRTRPSIEKPPAIKTQIDENLPLVRADGDWLVEVLAKLVDNACKFTPEQGEIKISASHNGSQMVEVTVADTGRGIEPNRLEIVFDRFYQEEGALRRTAGGTGLGLAICRQIVNGWGGMIWAESTGKDQGSQFHFTIPIAQSSQEESRSKVKSR
- the trpE gene encoding anthranilate synthase component I; this encodes MIFPDFSQFLQLAAQGNFVPVYQEWVADLDTPVSAWYKVCAGEPYSFLLESVEGGEKIGRYSLVGCNPLWVLEVRGDTTTQTHRDGSQVVFTGDPFTALADCLAPYQPVKLPQLPPGIGGLFGFWGYELIRWIEGRVPVHPQDERNIPDGLWMQVDHLLIFDQVKRKIWAVAYADLRDPNVDLKAAYQQACDRVTQMVSKLSLPLSPQKTILEWTPPGTHKAGETQEYSSNFTRGEFCANVQKAKEYIKAGDIFQVVISQRLSTQYTGDPFALYRSLRQINPSPYMAYFNFQDWQIIGSSPEVMVKAELDGEGEVVATVRPIAGTRPRGKTTKEDADLAADLLQDPKEIAEHVMLVDLGRNDLGRVCASGSVKVDELMVVERYSHVMHIVSNVVGKLAKDKSAWDLLKACFPAGTVSGAPKIRAMEIINELEPSRRGVYSGVYGYYDFEGQLNSAIAIRTMVVKDHTVTVQAGAGLVADSEPEKEYEETLNKARGLLVAIRCLQ
- a CDS encoding photosystem I reaction center subunit II PsaD; amino-acid sequence: MAETLSGKTPKFAGSTGGLLTKALVEEKYAITWTSPKEQVFELPTGGAATMNQGQNLLYLARKEYGIALGGQLRKFKITDYKIYRILPNGETTFIHPADGVFPEKVNQGREKVRFNARSIGENPNPAQVKFSGTATYDA